Within Anopheles nili chromosome 3, idAnoNiliSN_F5_01, whole genome shotgun sequence, the genomic segment AGAGAAAGAGGGAAAGAGAAGGGAGAGCTGAGAGATGAAGGATAGCAAATAGGGGCTCGAAAGCGGACggtccgggggggggggggggggcgccaGGACGACGTACCACGAATTCAGCACACAAAGGAAaagtttcaatcaaatttccaACGttcactcgtttttttttattcttatttcacccaaccaccaccgtTCTCCGGCGCCTGTCGTGGATCATCGTTCGTCAGGTTcgttggtgggtggaatgggggggtgggggtggggctggttttgcattttcctccgCCCGGTGGAGTGTTGGACTTTGGTTCCCcgccgacacacacacacctaccacacacccacccacgaaaTTCCCACAAACCTGTCCGAGTTTTCCCGACCGGGTTCACCGCTTCCAGCGCCTCGCAAACCAACCGGCTGGGAAATGGGCAAATCGTCCcgcattttccttcatccccCGCAAACTGCCTCCCATACCTATCCCCGCCGCCACCGGTATGCCCACCCTTCGGTGCCGTGTTCCATGGCGTTCACACGTCAGCCCGAAACGAAGTGGAAATTGTTACTTATTTCCGCAGCatgagcttttccaccggagCTGGAGTGTGGCTGGGAAAACATCCCCAACAAGAGGGGTAGGGCTGGTTGTTGCCAACGGACCAATCCAACAGAGGGAACTCCCGAACACCCGTCTCCATTCCGGGCAACATTTGGCAGCAATATCAAaggcaaacaataaaacaattcaGTTCACCCGCTatcacccaacccaacgcAACCCAACCGACCGATTGGTAAAAGGGAACGACTTTCATTTCAGGGGTCTTAAACCTTAttgtggaaataaaatagcacacaaacacacacacacacagagcgcCCGGTTAGGGCAAGGAAGTAAGGAcgataaaaacgaaaacaaaagtgaGCGTGCATCGTACCGGTGGTGTACGCGTACATCGGTTTTTTCGTtggccaccggaacggaaataGTCCCACAGGAAACGCCCCACAGACAGCAGGAGTGGCCAAACCAGCTGCTGCACAGGGCGTGTGCAGCAACCAGCGATAAGATGGGGTGCCGATGGGGCTGAGAAATAAtgctgataaaaatgaaagccaCAGGACGCGTTTTTTCCGTCTTCCGTTTCCTAAAAATAAGCACAAACCGAGCCCGCAACGAGTGAGTGTGTTCGAGAACACGGAAAATTGGgggcaggagcaaaaaaaaaacatccggaAAATCGAACGGTCGGAAAAGCTCAACCCCCAAACGGATTGTGTGGATCGATTATTTGTCACGTCGCGATTGTGTTAGAGCGGGCCCCGGTGGCGGGTTGCTGACTGCTTCTCGTGGCTTTTCGTGGCGCACTTTGTCCTTTCGTCCGAAGGTTGGCTTCAGCGTCAAATACCAGCGAGAAGGCGCACGGGAGCTCGAGAGCTCGTCAATCCAAATAGATTAGTGCACTCGCGTGTGGTTTTGGTGTGAGAGAAAATGCACACTCACCGGCAACACCGGTTGCTCTTGTGTGCGGGTGGAacttttctttccacttccCGGTGTCCCACTTTTTCCCGCTCAACCAACCCACCATTGGAaacgcgaacacacacacacgcacacgcacacacattccgCCATTCGGAAAAGCGCTTGTCGTCTTATCCGTTGCTTCTCGAGAGTCTTCTGTTCCGCTCAACCCGGTAGGGGCCGGTAATTTGGAATTATAAAACTCAACCACCCGACCCGACCCGGGTCGTGAGAGCCCGGGTGTCACCCAAAAGTTAGCCCAAAGCACCAACCAACCACTCCCGGACACTTGTGGAACTTGCGGTGGGAAGGAGGAGAAAATGCCGTCGGCCAGGGAATGGCCACGTCACTCCGCATTCGCGGTGAACCGTACCGTGGGAAATATGGAAAGGAGCAAACTTTCCTCGTTCGGTACGGGGCCAGGGGGTGATGAAGCCAGGGGAGGGAGGAGAAGGACATCCAAGGCGCAGCCACCGGGTGACGGAAATTCCGAATTCCAAATTCCAAAATACCGAAATACATTCGACCACCGGcgaacggacacacacacacaaggggCTACGAGCGAGAGACTCCTTGGAGTCCTTGgagtttttctccacccacacCATCCTGGACCCTGGCGGGATGCGGTCACCCTCGGTCAGGACGAGGATGCACAAAACCCGCCCCGAGTGGCACATTTGAATGGCCACCCCCGCTGGGCAAAACCCGTCAGCCAACCGCCGCACGGGGGCGAACAGAAAACCCAAAAGCCCGAACCAAAGTCAGTGTGGAATTTTCACAATTTATCATTTCTCCCGTTCATCTAAATTCCTCGCATTCCCGGTGCCGGACCCCGTGGGGGACGGGTCTGTACGATTCCGGGACCATTCCGTGAGGCTAGTAGCGAGGTAGCCAGGGAAAGGACATCGGGAAATGTCCCGGTCCTCGCTGCATAATGATTGCGCGCGACTGGCCAACCGTGATTTATGTaatcgtttgcgttttgctgGATTCCTCGAAATCCTAATGATGGGATCGTCCCAGGACCTTGTtctggtgggggtgggggcggaatttttccatcaactaCGGGGGTGGATCGGTCGGCCAGCAGGTGGTGGGTGTAATCCGTCGTTCGAGAAGCatggttgtgttgtttttcatttttcgtgtATCATGGTGCTTTATTCCTTtgcaaagagcaaaaaaaagccaaacaaacccCCTGCGCCTATTCGCCAGCACTCGCGCCGTACGTCACGCAAAAGATGGTAAAGTAGTGGCCGAGTAAAGTAGAGGTTTCCCGCAAACCCGAAGGACGCTAAGGGATCAAATCAAGAGCCACGGCGGAAAGCCACAAAACGCGAAGAGGTACTCAAGCGCAGACATTCACagataaagagagagtgagtgagggAGAAAGTGCCAGCGGGTGGGAAAACCTTGAAGGAAAGTCGACCGGTCGACGGCCTTGCTGTCGACGCGGTTTTGGAAAAGAAGTGGGTGAGAAGTGACTGCCGGAGAATAAGCAACATAAAGTATAATCGCACCGACGAGGAACGCTGGCGCATTAGAATGTACAGTGACCGACCGTTTTTCGTCACCGCTCACTGACGTGACGTCAACAGGGTGAGCTGCAAAAAAAcgggttgcttggatggtGTTACTGTGTGATGTCCATGGCTGGCTTTCtacacctgcagcagcagcagcagcagcgtacTGCACGTAATGAGGACATTTTCGTCGCCTATGGCCCCAGTTAGGAGGTAATTTGTGCAGTTAAAGGCTTCCATTAGCGATGTTTAAAATGAACCCTCCGCATTGCATGGAGCACcccgaacgaaacggaatAACCTCCGGAACGCGCTGCGGAACTCCATTAGCGTATGCATATTTGATAACGGACGAAGCAATCAGCGGCTGCTTACGGACACGGCCGAACGAAACAGCACCAACTCGCCGGGTTTAGCCTCGTTGTGAAGCggcaacaaccaaaaaacaaaacaaaaaatcggtCACATACTGTACCGACCCCACGCGAAGGTGTGTTACATCGTCGGCCAATCACTTCATTCCATTACCATTCGCCATAAACGCCATCCAAATGGATGCCGGGAATCCGGACATTCCAGCATTCCGGACGCGGCCACGGTGGCGTACGGCGGGGCTTGCGATGCGGACTCGAGGCCACTCGAGGCGTCCTTGCAGCTGACATCGTCTACGGCACAAGGACGGCACCGTTTGCTGCGGGATCGGCGATATTTCTTGCAATCCAACGGTACTCGCCGTTGCCTCTTGAGTTTGCCCTCGCAGCCTCGCAGTCTGTCTGGCGTTCGGTGGAAGCGTGGGGTGTTAAGTCAAGCATAAATGTAGCCCCGTGTGCTTGTGCGGGGGCACGAAACACTCATCACCGTGCCGTCTCATCATCGTGTTATTTGCATCGCAAATCAAATTCCGATTTCCATTTCGACAATTTCGACAGACGGCGGGACATTCTCATCCGAGAAGGGCTTGCCGGGAAGCGCCATGGCGGGATGTGGAGGAGATGGgacgtcaaaaaaaaaaacctccccgaaATGTAATGCCGGTACGAAGCACCGGAAGGACTCGAGAACCGAGGGGACTCTGGAATTTGCTAGCGCTTCTTGTCGCAAAGAAGATCCATCACCCCACGCCGTCGAACGGACGAAACAATGACGAACACAACGCTGGGCTGGTCGATTGAAGAAAACAAGCGaaccaaaaggacgaaaggacgagaCGAACACCCAAAATCACATCAAgcgtgggaaaaaaaccctctcccCCGGGGACGCGTCATCACGCGAACGCCGGCCACCGGATGTCCTGCCCGTTGGTTCGCATCGATATCTTTTTATGGGTCTGTGCGAAAAACCCCCAAGCGAGGTGACTCGCTGTTTTGGCGGGGGAGGGAGgagttggtttttgctttctatgCAAAAAAGGCCACCAAATGGGTTGTGGTGCCTCCCGTCGAGTGGAGCCCGTTCCGGTCGTGGTTGTGGAAGAAAAGGACCCGTTTGAGGGAGGACCCGTGTGCATTCCGAGCGAATTCGATTACGGCGCCCACCGGAAGGACAATCTCAGCATAATGCCCACtttgaagtgaaataaaaattcatgcAACCTCGTGTGAAGGACGatggctgggtttttttttcgctaagGCTAAGGACTCCACTTACCAGACGTACGGATCCCGTTGTGGCGTTGTTGCCGCTGGGAGTAGTAGCTGAAACCGCGAGTTGCCTTACGGAAGCGGGCAAGATTGCACAACGTaagagttttatttttttcgtttcgttcctgCTCTGTTCGTTACTCACTCACTGGGAACGCTTGTGTTGTCTAAAAAATCCATCACATCGCACCCGCACCCGAGCCCGTAAACTTTCGAAAGGACTTCCTTCAGCCTGCTGAGTAAATGGTGCCGTGATCGCACACCGTACCGTAGAGTATCCTTGCGCCCGAaatgagggggggggggggggcgtggGCGACAGGCTCACTTTGGATTTCCTGATTGATTTGACACTAATTTATCGACTcaactcgcgcgcgcgtcacACTCCAGCGGACGGGTAATTTTCACTTCATCACCAAAACACTCATCGATCCTCTCGCAgtgctcgcacacacacacgcgcgcgcgtgtcctCCCCCACACGACTGGCGTAATGGGCCACCCTTTGCTTTTCCAGCCAAAGTGCCCGCAGGCAATGGAaaccgtgtgtgggtgtgtgtttgtgtgtctcaAAAGCAGTACATTGGTAGCGCGTTAAAGCCACACCGGGAGCTTGCTGGCGTCCAGTACGGTTGACAGCTAGCCAAGGACTAAAAGGACTAATCGACGAAGGACTCCATTCGACTAGCGACTTGGGGTGGCCTAACATTCCCCTTCGGTGGAACTGGTTGCATGCTGCGCGAGAGCACGGCTCGGGCTCTCTCGGGCTCTCCGCGTGGATCCGTGGAAAACATCctttggatgttttttgtgcGAACTGCGGACATGCGTCGACGAGGGCACCCGAACAAGGACGAAACCATCGCACGAACCGCACATGGTAGCGCGAGGTGCGCGAGATATCGCTAGCGTGAAGCCTGGGGAAGGATGTTCTGACGCTATTAGCGCGAATCCCGAGacattcgcttttttttttcgttcgatggTTGAAACGCGCGAATGGAGAATGCCCGCCGTGCTAAAGGATTCGGGTGGATGCTGGCTTTTGTTTACAAGCGCCGACGGGGCCGACAAGAGCCACGAAGGCACGACACGGAGCCGGGGGTTCCGGTTTCGTCCCGGTGTGCCACGTGTTCGCCGAGGGACACGCGCTGGACGTGCGTGTTGGTTGCGCGAGCGGACCTGCTGCGCCAAAACGAGAAACtatcaacaaaaataaacaccttGGGTGGGTTAAGGGGCCGGTGTGTTGGCCTGTTTTGTGGGGTTGCCTCGatacgaaatgaaaaacgacgTGGACGAGCGGGTAGAAAGGACCCACCCGAGTGCCCGAGTCCCGAGTATGGAAATGATGTACGACGAAGGTGACATATCACCCGAAGGTGATGCGCACCTTGTGCCTGGTAACCGGTGTTGGGTAACGAGGGAGCATACGCTTTCCATACCGATTACTTGGGCAAGTTCACATGCCGGCAGGCCCAACGGTGGATGTGGATCGGGTAGAAGGTGTAGACGACTATCTTGATAATTGGAAGAAGAATTATGCGCTCCTCCCGCCGGCTGAAGAAGGTGTGAATTGGAATGCAGCGGCAACGAAATGATGATCCTGACAGGATGAATTTATTTCCTACCCTGCTTGTTTGGCGAAGTGCGCTATTTAATGAGGAACGTTCATCGTTTCCTTCTGCTCCGCTAGGGCTAGCGTGTGGCTCGGTGTGGCGTTCGAGAGTGTCTTTGCTCGTTCCGCGATTACGGCATATTGAATCACGCGCCGTATTGCGACGCTTTTCGTCGCGTCTAGACGTATAATGAGGCGACACCCGGAATTGTCTATGAGATGCAACGCCACTTCGCATACAATGTAAGCTTATCGCGATctggcgtcggattttgagcCGCGAATAATAAGCTGAATGCATGAATGCAAGCTGTATGTGAAATAAAGTAATGGAGAagcattttattgctttcacCAGACGCGGTGTATGATGTAGGAATAGATTTATGGTTGTCACAACTGTTTgcgatgaatttatttattaatttaaaatctttCTCCAAATTCTCCCAATGCCTTATATTTTGAGTTCAATCAGGACACGTTTATCAGTGTTAAACAAATATATGAATTTTAGAAAATGTTACATCCTCAATGCAAATGTAACTATAATAGTTTTACTCAACTCTCTTTTCAAAACTTCAAAAATGTTCTATTACTAAAGCAAGCGAAACGAGATAAAGTTCAGCTTGTGAGGTTTATTCCTTGCTGAAATTAAGCTATTGCAACTAGTTCCATGAACAAAAATATGCCATACATGAACACGTGTTTGTGCAAACACGTGCTCGGTGCAAACACGTGCTTGCACAAAGTACTTGTTAGAGAAGAATTTAACAGCTATAAAAATGAACATTTCTCTTTGTTGTGCACATAATAATATCATTTATGATTCTCAACTGTAAGTACAGAAATAATCGCTTGAAAAATAGCAATTTATTGATCAAAATTAAATGTCCTGGCAGTTAGAAACGGCACCAGCTGATCTTGTACTAAACGGGCGAACTAAGCACGCTTGTATAAACGCCAATTTCGCCGATGTCATCAAGCTGGGagcggtcaaaaaaaaatcagagaCCAAAACAAATAGTAAACGAAAGCGCATTGTTTGTAAATTGATGCGCTTGTGGCGtgaattgtttccattttaatGTGTAAATACCTCTTATGGAACGTGTTAGTAGCGGTGGCTCTGTTCAATGGCGCCACAGCCGAGTTTTCCGACATATTCGATGAAGAGCTGTTCATAAAACCCTTGCCGGATAGGTTTATTTACAGCTACTTCCAGTTCACGACCCGGTGGGAGCTGGGCAAAAATGACAGTCGTAAGATTTCCTACTAGTTAATGTTTGGTATGGACAATACACTCAATCAGCTCTCTTGCTTTCTAGTGCTCCACACGAACCTGGTGTCTCGGCCGTTAGCAGAGCTGTTCCATCACTATGGCGTGCAGGAACTGCATCTCAGTTTCACGTACGGATTGTGGCGGTACGAATCGTGGGGCTACCCTGTGACGGATGCCGGCCCTGGGGCGGAAGTTTGGGCCTGGTTCGAACCCACCACCGATCACGCCTCAATCGACCATCGCTGGAAGATGCTATGCGGCACGCTGTCCGGAATGTTTTGCGCGTCGCTCAGCTTCATCGATCCCAGCAACACGAACGAGCCGGTTTATTCGTTGCGCCCGCAAACGCACCGCTTCCCGGGACAACCGGATCCGATTCTCCGTTATGCGGCACTACCGCGTGAGATTGTTTGCACGGAGAATCTGACACCGTGGGCCAAACTGCTTCCGTGCCGGTCTCGGGAAGGCCTAGTGTCCTTGCTCGTCCCCGACAGCATCTACGCGAGCAACTACCACTCGCTGGGAGTTCACATGCGCAAGCTGTGTGCCGACGACGCATGCAGCGAGTTCCAGCTGGAAGTCAAGCAAACGGTTAGCGTAGTACAGGACCTGCGCATGTTCGGTGGACCAAACTGGTCGATACGGAAGCTATTCGGGCAGGGCATGGAAGGCTCGTGTGCCCTCGCAACCACCAGCAACGTGTACGTCGATGTGACGGATAACGTTGGGGTTGACGTGTCACAGAAACCGGACGAAACCGTCGTGTTTGTTCGAGGCGGCGCTCGCACGGAACTGCACCGGTTCGACGTGAAGCAGTTTGAAGCGGCTACGGCCAAGGGACGAAGAGCGATGTTCAACGTAGCAGTAATGGACAAACGCGACCCGaacgtcatcgtcgtcgccggACCGCCACCAATCTACGCGAAACGGTTCATCCTGGGTGTTGGCCAGGAGCGAGGCAAGATCGTGACACAAATCACGAACACCCACTGGGGTCCGCTGGAGATGGTCGTATTCGAAAACATTCCCTGGTTTGTGCCGATTTACCTGCACACGCTTACGATCCGGCACGGTAGCCAGCGCATTCAGCCGGCCTTCATGCACTACACACCCGGGGTGCAACGAGAACGTCCGTACGGACTTGAAGTTGGCCTGCGAGTGCCGGCCCGAAGCACCATCGAGCTGTCGATCGATTTTGACTACATCTTTCTCAAGTGGCAAGAGTACCCACCGGACGCAAACCACGGCCATTACATTCCGTCGTCGATCATCTCCCTGCTGCTGTCGTCCGCTCGCAACTACACATCCGTTCCGCGTGAAGTTGCCCTTTTCCGGGAGTCATTCAACGCGACGCGGTTGACCGGGTATTTCCTGCAGCTGCGGACCGAGGCGCTACTGCTGACACTACCGACGCCCGATTTCAGCATGCCGTACAACGTGATCTGCCTCGCGTGTACCGTGGTGGCGCTGGCATTCGGTCCCATTCACAACATCTCCACGAAGCGGATCGTGGCGAAGGGCAAAGAAACGGATAAGGTGTCGCTGGGTGCGAAGCTGAAGCAGTTCTTCAAGGAAAAGTTGGGGCGAAAACAACCGCAAACCAAAGAGGAGGAAGCTGCCTGCGAGGAAGACTTAAACGCACCTGATACTGAATAAAGTGCTGAGACGTGGCGGAAAGGCGCTAGTCAAAATGAGAGAATGAATATCACAAAATTCATAGAAAGAAATATTGAACTCAATTTGATACAAGAATCGATCAGATTattaggttttattttattttaagccCTTTTCCAATGGGATTAATGAAATCAGATGATTTGCACGCAATCTTGCACGAAAGAAACATTCACACCCGGCCGGAGAAGCAAAACGCGAGCTGTGAACAGCTGTGATTTGTAACAGGATCGCAGAGCACTGAGCaggctgtttgttttgatcgcCGTTCCTGTTTCGCTTACTCCAAAGGCTCCCACTCGCACTCAGAGCCCACCGCTAGTAGTGTGTACACAGGGCGTACACCGAGTACCGTTAGTAGCGTACACAGAGCGATCACCCCCTGAGTACGGTGTGGGAACGAGATAGCCGCTATCGGACGGTGCGCTTGACGGGTAGCAGCCTCCTGATCGCATGCTCGCCTGTTACTTTTCGGCCACTTCGGAGCAAAATTTGACCAAATCGGCGACAAGCTTTTTGAGCCGCGCGCGCATTTTGATCGGCGATCGTATGGATTTTCCCACATGGAGGAATACTGCAAATTCTCAAttctttcgatttttaatAATGTGCAACATACTTTTGAAtgtttcacacaaaaaataaaatattttttaaattattttaaccATCGCATGCCCTTAAAGAAGGAGGCTTTTTCTTTAAAAAGTTAAGAAGAAGTTTCGGATAATAAATCTTAATTCTTTAAGAAGTTTCGGATAATAAACCCCCCATCGATTTCGCAAAGAAAACACCAGCATTTAAGTTACTTTTGGTAGTTTCCTTTTATATTTAAACCATATTGGTGGCCTCCGATTCAGGCCACTTAGTCTTACGTTATGCTGCCGATGCGGGAAGTATACCGCGTCGGTAATATTGGGGAAAACTTAAACCTAGTACACCCGATCCTGGTAACTGTTGTCCTGCGGCTTCGCCTGCATATTGACCATCTGCTGCTGATAGTGCCGGATGTGGCCCGGTCGTCTCGGTGGCGTCAGATACTCGAACATGCTCTGCGTGTGCTGCGACAGCATCTTACTCAAATCGCAAGGCATCGGATCGGTCCAGAAGAAGTCGTGGTTGAGTGCGGTGTCGGCATCGATGCGCTTCTTTGGATCCAGCATCAACAGGTAGTCAAGCAGGTCGATTCCGTGTGGGTCTTTCACGTACGGGCGCAGCCGCTCGCGCACCTTCCGCTTGTGACCCATCGGCAGCTCCATTTTGTGGAACAGCTCGAGATTCTCCACGTCAGCCCACACGTCGTTGGTGAACGAACCGCACAGCTGTGAGATGAGAatgagctgctgctgttcggtGGCGCCCTGCATGATCGGCGAACGTGTCCACATCTCGGCCATGATGCACCCGGCACCCCACATGTCCACCGGTGGTCCATAGTTGCGATcacccagcagcagctccgGTGGTCGGTACCAGAGCGTCACGACGCGGTTCGTGTACCGGTTGGGCAGGCCATTCTTGGACACACTAAAGGCACGGGCGAGCCCGAAATCGGCCAGCTTCAGTACACCGTTCTTCGTTATTAGCACGTTAGCGGCTTTCATGTCACGGTGAAGGatctgaaaatgaaacatacgTTTCATTTTAACGGCATCTGACGGATGAGTTGGGTCGCACGATCTTACCTTGTTGCTGTGAATGTAGTACAGACCGTTCAGTAGTTGCTGCATTACTTTCTTAATTTCACCCAGGTTAAACTTGACGTTGATGTTGGACAGCAACCCGGCCAAGTCGTGCTCGCAGAAATCAAACACCAGATAGAACGTAGACCGATAGCGATTATGGACAGTTGCCTTCGTGCGACAGATCTCTATTAGATTGACTACATTTTCGTGCTTCAGCAGTTGTAGAATGCGGATTTCGCGCAGTGCCGTAATCGGGAACTGAAACAATAATAGTGAGAAAATGCCTACCTGAATTCTTCAGCCGCATCTTGGAACCCACATCGTGGTTGCGATACTTACGCcttctttctcattttccaTCAGCACCTTCTTGAGGGCAACGAActttttggttgatttctTCTCCCTTGCCTTGAATACCTCACTGCAGCCAGAAACCATGGCCAATGCCGGGCAATGCAGGGAAAACAGACCGTGCGCAATGTCAGTGAATGTGCAGAAATCAATCAGCCGACCCGTGACGGTCAACTCACCCGAATGTTCCTTGTCCGATTTTGGTCACCTTCTCGTACTTGCTTGATTCATCGCAGTACGGAAAGTCGTAGTTTTCGATGTACTTCTGCTTGTCGGCCAAACTCAGCATCGTGCTGGAGGTCGACATCTGTCCGCCAGCGCTGGAATGGTCGGTTCCGCTCATGCTGCGGCCAGGTGCAGCCAATTTACGCTTTCGAGTGGGTTTTTCCAGTGGTCCAGTGGTATGCTTTTCCGTTGTTTATAACAATCGAGCTAGCTCGGTATCGTGACTATCCGGGATGCAAACCAGCAGAACTGCAAATAGCAGGCCACAAACCGGAAATAGTGCACTAATTGTGGCAACAAACGTAAAAACGAAATAACTGTATCGTGGTGTCATGGTCAACGTCGTCACTATTGCAGAGGGCTAGTCAAACAATAATATTAAATACGCACCCCATGCAAAGTTGCTGGTACTTTTACGCTTTGCCTCTTATAGCTTACAAACTCCAAGAAAATATATCTAAATGCTATGGTTTATGGATTAATTAACGAAATTGTGTGTAAGTTATTCTGTCCAAAACAAACGCTTGTTAAAACACACAGCTAACTATGATGACATTCGGTTTTGACATAACAAAACGTCAGTTAAATATGGGCTGGTTTCAATCCAATACGAATGAGTCATTTAAAACTAATATCAAAAGTATGTTTTATACATAATTGTAATATAatataaacaataaaatttcatttttatttcctatGCTTCTGTAAGAGAAGGATAAATATGTGGGCCAGTTTCACGCATCctggaaaatgttcaacggTCGTCCGTGGTTTTTAGTACAAGCTCAacaaattttctttcttctacTGATCGAATACGTTTTACAcaatcaatattttatttagtgTGAGAAAACCTCCTTTCTGCCCCACCATGCATGCACGGTCGAGCATCCTTTGGGTAcattgtttttcaaaaactaaaaatgcatccacacGTTTGCGAACGTCCACACGAGCCCACtagctttcgttttgttttcacaaaTAGGCCTAATACTAAAGCATCGTTTACTATGTTTCCGCATTCATTTGAAACGACGGCTTGTTTTCCAACGTTTTAGTAGCAAATAGTTCCTGTGTGCAGTTTGCTTCACACCACATACCTTTCCGGTCGCTGGTGCACATCTTATCCTGTATGGTACGCTGATAGCATGTGGCGCAAATATTTTTGTCAAATTCCACTCTCACGAATAAATAGAAAAGGGATCCGTCGAAAGGCATTTCGAGATAAAAAGAAATCGGGGCACAAAAAGGGTGCATGGTATAACCAGATAGATGTAGATAGGGGTCCTTCAAACGCTTCGTTTGCATTCAAAACTACTGGAATGTTGTATAAGCAAGCAAAAAGGTATTTCAGatcccttttttcatttcatttttcaagcaCTATACAACGACAGTACACATTTTCCCAAAGGCAACCCGCTCCCTCTATTGTGAAC encodes:
- the LOC128725507 gene encoding GPI transamidase component PIG-T, producing MCKYLLWNVLVAVALFNGATAEFSDIFDEELFIKPLPDRFIYSYFQFTTRWELGKNDSLLHTNLVSRPLAELFHHYGVQELHLSFTYGLWRYESWGYPVTDAGPGAEVWAWFEPTTDHASIDHRWKMLCGTLSGMFCASLSFIDPSNTNEPVYSLRPQTHRFPGQPDPILRYAALPREIVCTENLTPWAKLLPCRSREGLVSLLVPDSIYASNYHSLGVHMRKLCADDACSEFQLEVKQTVSVVQDLRMFGGPNWSIRKLFGQGMEGSCALATTSNVYVDVTDNVGVDVSQKPDETVVFVRGGARTELHRFDVKQFEAATAKGRRAMFNVAVMDKRDPNVIVVAGPPPIYAKRFILGVGQERGKIVTQITNTHWGPLEMVVFENIPWFVPIYLHTLTIRHGSQRIQPAFMHYTPGVQRERPYGLEVGLRVPARSTIELSIDFDYIFLKWQEYPPDANHGHYIPSSIISLLLSSARNYTSVPREVALFRESFNATRLTGYFLQLRTEALLLTLPTPDFSMPYNVICLACTVVALAFGPIHNISTKRIVAKGKETDKVSLGAKLKQFFKEKLGRKQPQTKEEEAACEEDLNAPDTE
- the LOC128723496 gene encoding cyclin-dependent kinase 9, yielding MSGTDHSSAGGQMSTSSTMLSLADKQKYIENYDFPYCDESSKYEKVTKIGQGTFGEVFKAREKKSTKKFVALKKVLMENEKEGFPITALREIRILQLLKHENVVNLIEICRTKATVHNRYRSTFYLVFDFCEHDLAGLLSNINVKFNLGEIKKVMQQLLNGLYYIHSNKILHRDMKAANVLITKNGVLKLADFGLARAFSVSKNGLPNRYTNRVVTLWYRPPELLLGDRNYGPPVDMWGAGCIMAEMWTRSPIMQGATEQQQLILISQLCGSFTNDVWADVENLELFHKMELPMGHKRKVRERLRPYVKDPHGIDLLDYLLMLDPKKRIDADTALNHDFFWTDPMPCDLSKMLSQHTQSMFEYLTPPRRPGHIRHYQQQMVNMQAKPQDNSYQDRVY